One Denticeps clupeoides chromosome 12, fDenClu1.1, whole genome shotgun sequence genomic window carries:
- the zmynd8 gene encoding protein kinase C-binding protein 1 isoform X8, whose protein sequence is MHPQSLAEEEVKAESDACEGMEISTRSKVAESGSVDRIAQKRKLPSPPHSSNGHSPSETSPSPVKKKKKPGAVNSSKDQDGRNDFYCWVCHREGQVLCCELCPRVYHAKCLKLAAEPEGDWFCPECEKITVAECIETQSKAMTMLTLDQLSYLLKFALQKMKQPGTEPFQKPVSLEQHPDYAEYIFHPMDICTLEKNIKKKMYGCTEAFLADVKWILHNCIIYNGGNHKLTATAKVIVKICEHEMNEIEVCPECYLSACQKRDNWFCEPCSNPHPLVWAKLKGFPFWPAKALRDKDGQVDARFFGQHDRAWVPINNCYLMSKEIPFSVKKTKSIFNSAMQEMEVYVENIRRKFTVFNYAPFRTPYTPENQFQMLLDPSNPAAGSVRPDKQEKIKFSFDMTASPKMLMGKTMHSTGSSGAAIGRRISLTDMPRSPMSTNSSAHTGSDGEQEDKGQARAPLSHSSTGEESLDCNASPVPARQGLTGNAIDSPKPFHSQGPAVGVKQEKAPPTASILNLNLDRSKAEMDLKELSESVQQQQQQGAPPTLTSPKRQIRSRFQLTLDKTIESCKAQLGIDEISEDVYKGVEDSEDSDKSDSSDSEYASDEEKPKESQEACTDDKMEKEVSKRKPKTTSSPPHCSENQPPNTEGSAANTSSDSEPVTKPITASSPAKDRQVTNPDKEPPERLKGAPASPVVCDKPKNSEEVRVPPISDADVDSDSERELVIDLGEEQGGRERKRIKRDPATVTALKEPSTKSEGKGSTTLSGPAPSQQNTQASFNPSPKDPAQPATAIAPSILTFPAAPSSSSSSSTPASASLPGSAPSSVPSAPAAPITMVKKQRPLLPRETVPVVQRAVVWNPSTKFQTSSQKWHMQKVQRQQQSQHAVAQTQAQPLPPDQQQPISPSSAAQQPSSSTRYQTRQAVKAVQQKDSVLSTSTSSVTLVTSTPVSVATGITGGTVSSSATSSSSSSGAVDFHIPTASADVAADIAKYTNKIMDAIKGTMTEIYNDLSKSTSGNTIAEIRRLRIEIEKLQWLHQQELSEMKHNLELTMAEMRLSLEQERERLVAEVKKQMEQEKQQAVDETKKKQWCANCRKEAIFYCCWNTSYCDYPCQQAHWPEHMKSCTQSATASQQETEMEASTEAPHKTSGPPSTTQNPLKDSTATAGPEQDCDTEKNKDSVTVSMS, encoded by the exons CTTAGCAGAAGAGGAAGTTAAGGCAGAGTCAGATGCCTGTGAGGGCATGGAGATCTCCACACGGTCAAAAG TTGCAGAGTCTGGTTCTGTGGATCGGATTGCCCAGAAGCGTAAGTTGCCCAGCCCCCCTCACTCATCCAATGGGCACTCTCCATCTGAGACATCTCCCAGCCCagtgaaaaagaagaagaagcccgGGGCGGTCAACAGCAGCAAAGACCAG GACGGCAGGAATGACTTCTACTGCTGGGTGTGCCACCGGGAGGGCCAGGTGCTCTGCTGCGAGCTGTGCCCCCGCGTGTACCACGCTAAGTGCCTGAAACTGGCCGCCGAGCCCGAGGGCGACTGGTTCTGCCCTGAGTGTGAG AAAATAACAGTAGCTGAATGCATAGAGACTCAGAGCAAAGCGATGACAATGCTAACATTAGACCAGCTGTCCTACCTGCTAAAGTTTGCTCTGCAGAAGATGAAGCAGCCTGGT ACCGAGCCCTTTCAGAAACCCGTGTCTCTGGAGCAGCACCCAGACTATGCAGAGTATATCTTTCACCCCATGGACATCTGTACATTAGAGAAG AacatcaaaaagaaaatgtacggCTGCACTGAAGCTTTTTTAGCCGATGTGAAGTGGATATTGCACAACTGCATAATTTATAATGGTG GTAATCACAAACTGACTGCTACAGCTAAAGTAATAGTGAAAATCTGTGAACACGAG atgAATGAAATTGAAGTTTGTCCAGAGTGCTACTTGTCAGCATGTCAGAAAAGAGACAACTGGTTTTGCGAGCCATGT AGTAATCCCCATCCTCTAGTCTGGGCAAAACTCAAAGGATTCCCATTTTGGCCGGCCAAAGCACTTCGAGACAAAGATGGTCAAGTGGATGCTCGCTTTTTTGGCCAACATGATAG GGCCTGGGTACCAATAAATAACTGCTACCTCATGTCCAAGGAGATACCTTTCTCTGTGAAGAAGACCAAAAGCATCTTCAACAGTGCCATGCAGGAGATGGAGGTCTATGTGGAGAACATACGTCGCAAGTTTACCGTTTTCAACTACGCCCCCTTTCGTACACCCTACACACCCGAAAACCAGTTTCAGATGCTACTGGACCCATCCAACCCTGCAGCTGGCTCTGTCAGACCAGACAAGCAGGAGAAGATCAAGTTCAGCTTCGATATGACTGCATCTCCCAAGATGCTTATGGGCAAAACGATGCATTCGACTGGGAGTAGCGGTGCAGCCATCGGGAGGCGGATCTCATTGACGGACATGCCTCGTTCACCAATGAGCACAAACTCTTCTGCCCACACAGGCTCAGATGGGGAACAGGAGGACAAAGGTCAGGCCAGAGCCCCTCTGAGCCATTCTAGCACAGGAGAGGAGTCGCTGGATTGCAATG CTTCACCTGTTCCAGCCAGACAGGGCCTTACAGGAAATGCTATAGACAGCCCCAAACCATTCCACTCCCAGGGACCTGCTGTAGGGGTCAAGCAGGAGAAAGCTCCTCCTACGGCAAGCATCCTTAACCTCAATCTGG ATCGCAGTAAAGCGGAGATGGACTTGAAGGAGCTTAGCGAGAGTGtgcaacagcagcaacaacaaggGGCACCACCTACACTCACCTCCCCAAAGAGGCAGATCAGGAGCCGCTTCCAGCTAACCCTGGACAAGACCATTGAGAGCTGCAAGGCCCAGTTGG GAATCGATGAGATCTCTGAGGACGTCTACAAGGGTGTGGAAGATTCTGAGGACTCGGACAAGTCTGACTCCAGTGACAGTGAGTACGCCAGTGATGAGGAGAAGCCTAAAGAGAGCCAGGAGGCCTGCACAGATGATAAGATGGAGAAAGAAGTGTCCAAAAGGAAGCCTAAGACTACATCCTCCCCTCCTCATTGCTCTGAAAACCAGCCCCCAAACACAGAAGGGTCAGCTGCCAACACATCATCTGATTCAGAACCTGTGACCAAACCAATCACTGCCAGTTCTCCAGCCAAAGATAGGCAGGTTACCAATCCTGATAAAGAGCCTCCTGAGAGGTTGAAAGGAGCTCCAGCATCCCCCGTGGTCTGTGATAAGCCCAAGAATTCAGAAGAGGTACGGGTGCCACCCATCTCAGATGCAGATGTGGACTCGGACTCAGAGAGGGAGCTGGTGATCGACCTTGGAGAGGAGCAGGGaggcagagagaggaagaggatcaAGAGGGACCCAGCCACTGTCACTGCACTTAAAGAGCCCAGCACCAAATCAGAAG GCAAAGGCTCCACCACACTGAGTGGCCCAGCACCATCACAGCAGAACACTCAAGCCTCCTTCAACCCGAGTCCTAAAGACCCCGCCCAACCAGCCACTGCTATTGCTCCCAGCATCCTCACTTTCCCTGctgccccctcctcctcctcctcctcctccaccccagCCTCTGCCTCTCTTCCTGGCTCTGCCCCGTCCTCAGTTCCCTCTGCACCCGCTGCACCCATCACCATGGTGAAGAAACAGCGCCCCCTGTTGCCCCGAGAGACGGTCCCTGTGGTTCAACGCGCAGTGGTGTGGAACCCCTCCACCAAGTTCCAGACGTCCTCCCAGAAGTGGCACATGCAGAAAGTGCAGCGTCAGCAACAGAGTCAGCATGCGGTTGCGCAGACACAGGCGCAGCCGCTGCCGCCTGACCAGCAGCAGCCGATCTCACCCtcttctgcagcacagcagccgTCCTCCAGTACACGGTACCAGACGCGACAGGCAGTTAAAG CAGTTCAGCAGAAGGACTCTGTGCTCAGCACATCCACCTCATCTGTTACCCTGGTGACCAGCACTCCAGTCTCTGTGGCCACAGGAATCACCGGAGGTACGGTGAGCAGCTCCgccacatcctcctcttcttccagcGGGGCGGTCGACTTCCACATCCCCACTGCCTCTGCAGACGTAGCGGCAGACATCGCTAAGTACACCAACAAA ATAATGGATGCAATCAAAGGGACAATGACAGAGATATACAATGACCTCTCCAAGAGCACTTCAGGAAACACAATAGCCGAG ATCCGACGGCTAAGGATTGAAATTGAGAAGCTGCAGTGGCTGCATCAGCAGGAACTGTCAGAAATGAAGCACAATCTAG AGCTGACCATGGCAGAGATGCGCCTAAGCCTGGAACAGGAGCGGGAGCGGCTGGTGGCAGAGGTGAAGAagcagatggagcaggagaagcagcaggCCGTGGACGAGACCAAGAAGAAGCAGTGGTGCGCCAACTGCAGGAAGGAGGCCATCTTCTACTGCTGCTGGAACACCAGCTACTGCGACTACCCCTGCCAGCAGGCCCACTGGCCTGAGCACATGAAGTCCTGCACACAATCTG caacGGCCTCCCAGCAGGAGACTGAGATGGAGGCCAGCACAGAGGCTCCACACAAAACCAGTGGGCCGCCCAGCACCACTCAAAACCCACTTAAAGACAGCACGGCCACTGCAGGCCCCGAACAGGACTgtgacacagaaaaaaacaaagacagcgTGACAGTCAGCATGTCATAG
- the zmynd8 gene encoding protein kinase C-binding protein 1 isoform X4, with product MHPQSLAEEEVKAESDACEGMEISTRSKVAESGSVDRIAQKRKLPSPPHSSNGHSPSETSPSPVKKKKKPGAVNSSKDQDGRNDFYCWVCHREGQVLCCELCPRVYHAKCLKLAAEPEGDWFCPECEKITVAECIETQSKAMTMLTLDQLSYLLKFALQKMKQPGDTPSFSAHPPPATTLQKKAFNWVNIKQPLPPPVLLSLTRAFPSFPSLFSMSRVKVSGCTSRLVVGMTMCCVYVHVFQTEPFQKPVSLEQHPDYAEYIFHPMDICTLEKNIKKKMYGCTEAFLADVKWILHNCIIYNGGNHKLTATAKVIVKICEHEMNEIEVCPECYLSACQKRDNWFCEPCSNPHPLVWAKLKGFPFWPAKALRDKDGQVDARFFGQHDRAWVPINNCYLMSKEIPFSVKKTKSIFNSAMQEMEVYVENIRRKFTVFNYAPFRTPYTPENQFQMLLDPSNPAAGSVRPDKQEKIKFSFDMTASPKMLMGKTMHSTGSSGAAIGRRISLTDMPRSPMSTNSSAHTGSDGEQEDKGQARAPLSHSSTGEESLDCNASPVPARQGLTGNAIDSPKPFHSQGPAVGVKQEKAPPTASILNLNLDRSKAEMDLKELSESVQQQQQQGAPPTLTSPKRQIRSRFQLTLDKTIESCKAQLGIDEISEDVYKGVEDSEDSDKSDSSDSEYASDEEKPKESQEACTDDKMEKEVSKRKPKTTSSPPHCSENQPPNTEGSAANTSSDSEPVTKPITASSPAKDRQVTNPDKEPPERLKGAPASPVVCDKPKNSEEVRVPPISDADVDSDSERELVIDLGEEQGGRERKRIKRDPATVTALKEPSTKSEGKGSTTLSGPAPSQQNTQASFNPSPKDPAQPATAIAPSILTFPAAPSSSSSSSTPASASLPGSAPSSVPSAPAAPITMVKKQRPLLPRETVPVVQRAVVWNPSTKFQTSSQKWHMQKVQRQQQSQHAVAQTQAQPLPPDQQQPISPSSAAQQPSSSTRYQTRQAVKAVQQKDSVLSTSTSSVTLVTSTPVSVATGITGGTVSSSATSSSSSSGAVDFHIPTASADVAADIAKYTNKIMDAIKGTMTEIYNDLSKSTSGNTIAEIRRLRIEIEKLQWLHQQELSEMKHNLELTMAEMRLSLEQERERLVAEVKKQMEQEKQQAVDETKKKQWCANCRKEAIFYCCWNTSYCDYPCQQAHWPEHMKSCTQSATASQQETEMEASTEAPHKTSGPPSTTQNPLKDSTATAGPEQDCDTEKNKDSVTVSMS from the exons CTTAGCAGAAGAGGAAGTTAAGGCAGAGTCAGATGCCTGTGAGGGCATGGAGATCTCCACACGGTCAAAAG TTGCAGAGTCTGGTTCTGTGGATCGGATTGCCCAGAAGCGTAAGTTGCCCAGCCCCCCTCACTCATCCAATGGGCACTCTCCATCTGAGACATCTCCCAGCCCagtgaaaaagaagaagaagcccgGGGCGGTCAACAGCAGCAAAGACCAG GACGGCAGGAATGACTTCTACTGCTGGGTGTGCCACCGGGAGGGCCAGGTGCTCTGCTGCGAGCTGTGCCCCCGCGTGTACCACGCTAAGTGCCTGAAACTGGCCGCCGAGCCCGAGGGCGACTGGTTCTGCCCTGAGTGTGAG AAAATAACAGTAGCTGAATGCATAGAGACTCAGAGCAAAGCGATGACAATGCTAACATTAGACCAGCTGTCCTACCTGCTAAAGTTTGCTCTGCAGAAGATGAAGCAGCCTGGT GATACTCCCAGCTTCTCAGCTCATCCCCCTCCCGCCACCACCTTGCAGAAAAAGGCTTTTAATTGGGTAAACATTAAAcaacccctccctccccccgtGCTTCTCAGCCTAACCCGTGCCTTCCCATCATTCCCCTCTCTGTTTAGCATGAGTAGAGTGAAGGTTTCTGGCTGTACGAGCCGTCTAGTGGTGGGGATGaccatgtgttgtgtgtatgtgcatgtttttCAGACCGAGCCCTTTCAGAAACCCGTGTCTCTGGAGCAGCACCCAGACTATGCAGAGTATATCTTTCACCCCATGGACATCTGTACATTAGAGAAG AacatcaaaaagaaaatgtacggCTGCACTGAAGCTTTTTTAGCCGATGTGAAGTGGATATTGCACAACTGCATAATTTATAATGGTG GTAATCACAAACTGACTGCTACAGCTAAAGTAATAGTGAAAATCTGTGAACACGAG atgAATGAAATTGAAGTTTGTCCAGAGTGCTACTTGTCAGCATGTCAGAAAAGAGACAACTGGTTTTGCGAGCCATGT AGTAATCCCCATCCTCTAGTCTGGGCAAAACTCAAAGGATTCCCATTTTGGCCGGCCAAAGCACTTCGAGACAAAGATGGTCAAGTGGATGCTCGCTTTTTTGGCCAACATGATAG GGCCTGGGTACCAATAAATAACTGCTACCTCATGTCCAAGGAGATACCTTTCTCTGTGAAGAAGACCAAAAGCATCTTCAACAGTGCCATGCAGGAGATGGAGGTCTATGTGGAGAACATACGTCGCAAGTTTACCGTTTTCAACTACGCCCCCTTTCGTACACCCTACACACCCGAAAACCAGTTTCAGATGCTACTGGACCCATCCAACCCTGCAGCTGGCTCTGTCAGACCAGACAAGCAGGAGAAGATCAAGTTCAGCTTCGATATGACTGCATCTCCCAAGATGCTTATGGGCAAAACGATGCATTCGACTGGGAGTAGCGGTGCAGCCATCGGGAGGCGGATCTCATTGACGGACATGCCTCGTTCACCAATGAGCACAAACTCTTCTGCCCACACAGGCTCAGATGGGGAACAGGAGGACAAAGGTCAGGCCAGAGCCCCTCTGAGCCATTCTAGCACAGGAGAGGAGTCGCTGGATTGCAATG CTTCACCTGTTCCAGCCAGACAGGGCCTTACAGGAAATGCTATAGACAGCCCCAAACCATTCCACTCCCAGGGACCTGCTGTAGGGGTCAAGCAGGAGAAAGCTCCTCCTACGGCAAGCATCCTTAACCTCAATCTGG ATCGCAGTAAAGCGGAGATGGACTTGAAGGAGCTTAGCGAGAGTGtgcaacagcagcaacaacaaggGGCACCACCTACACTCACCTCCCCAAAGAGGCAGATCAGGAGCCGCTTCCAGCTAACCCTGGACAAGACCATTGAGAGCTGCAAGGCCCAGTTGG GAATCGATGAGATCTCTGAGGACGTCTACAAGGGTGTGGAAGATTCTGAGGACTCGGACAAGTCTGACTCCAGTGACAGTGAGTACGCCAGTGATGAGGAGAAGCCTAAAGAGAGCCAGGAGGCCTGCACAGATGATAAGATGGAGAAAGAAGTGTCCAAAAGGAAGCCTAAGACTACATCCTCCCCTCCTCATTGCTCTGAAAACCAGCCCCCAAACACAGAAGGGTCAGCTGCCAACACATCATCTGATTCAGAACCTGTGACCAAACCAATCACTGCCAGTTCTCCAGCCAAAGATAGGCAGGTTACCAATCCTGATAAAGAGCCTCCTGAGAGGTTGAAAGGAGCTCCAGCATCCCCCGTGGTCTGTGATAAGCCCAAGAATTCAGAAGAGGTACGGGTGCCACCCATCTCAGATGCAGATGTGGACTCGGACTCAGAGAGGGAGCTGGTGATCGACCTTGGAGAGGAGCAGGGaggcagagagaggaagaggatcaAGAGGGACCCAGCCACTGTCACTGCACTTAAAGAGCCCAGCACCAAATCAGAAG GCAAAGGCTCCACCACACTGAGTGGCCCAGCACCATCACAGCAGAACACTCAAGCCTCCTTCAACCCGAGTCCTAAAGACCCCGCCCAACCAGCCACTGCTATTGCTCCCAGCATCCTCACTTTCCCTGctgccccctcctcctcctcctcctcctccaccccagCCTCTGCCTCTCTTCCTGGCTCTGCCCCGTCCTCAGTTCCCTCTGCACCCGCTGCACCCATCACCATGGTGAAGAAACAGCGCCCCCTGTTGCCCCGAGAGACGGTCCCTGTGGTTCAACGCGCAGTGGTGTGGAACCCCTCCACCAAGTTCCAGACGTCCTCCCAGAAGTGGCACATGCAGAAAGTGCAGCGTCAGCAACAGAGTCAGCATGCGGTTGCGCAGACACAGGCGCAGCCGCTGCCGCCTGACCAGCAGCAGCCGATCTCACCCtcttctgcagcacagcagccgTCCTCCAGTACACGGTACCAGACGCGACAGGCAGTTAAAG CAGTTCAGCAGAAGGACTCTGTGCTCAGCACATCCACCTCATCTGTTACCCTGGTGACCAGCACTCCAGTCTCTGTGGCCACAGGAATCACCGGAGGTACGGTGAGCAGCTCCgccacatcctcctcttcttccagcGGGGCGGTCGACTTCCACATCCCCACTGCCTCTGCAGACGTAGCGGCAGACATCGCTAAGTACACCAACAAA ATAATGGATGCAATCAAAGGGACAATGACAGAGATATACAATGACCTCTCCAAGAGCACTTCAGGAAACACAATAGCCGAG ATCCGACGGCTAAGGATTGAAATTGAGAAGCTGCAGTGGCTGCATCAGCAGGAACTGTCAGAAATGAAGCACAATCTAG AGCTGACCATGGCAGAGATGCGCCTAAGCCTGGAACAGGAGCGGGAGCGGCTGGTGGCAGAGGTGAAGAagcagatggagcaggagaagcagcaggCCGTGGACGAGACCAAGAAGAAGCAGTGGTGCGCCAACTGCAGGAAGGAGGCCATCTTCTACTGCTGCTGGAACACCAGCTACTGCGACTACCCCTGCCAGCAGGCCCACTGGCCTGAGCACATGAAGTCCTGCACACAATCTG caacGGCCTCCCAGCAGGAGACTGAGATGGAGGCCAGCACAGAGGCTCCACACAAAACCAGTGGGCCGCCCAGCACCACTCAAAACCCACTTAAAGACAGCACGGCCACTGCAGGCCCCGAACAGGACTgtgacacagaaaaaaacaaagacagcgTGACAGTCAGCATGTCATAG
- the zmynd8 gene encoding protein kinase C-binding protein 1 isoform X6, protein MHPQSLAEEEVKAESDACEGMEISTRSKVAESGSVDRIAQKRKLPSPPHSSNGHSPSETSPSPVKKKKKPGAVNSSKDQSELRHGPFYYVKQPALTTDPVDVVPQDGRNDFYCWVCHREGQVLCCELCPRVYHAKCLKLAAEPEGDWFCPECEKITVAECIETQSKAMTMLTLDQLSYLLKFALQKMKQPGTEPFQKPVSLEQHPDYAEYIFHPMDICTLEKNIKKKMYGCTEAFLADVKWILHNCIIYNGGNHKLTATAKVIVKICEHEMNEIEVCPECYLSACQKRDNWFCEPCSNPHPLVWAKLKGFPFWPAKALRDKDGQVDARFFGQHDRAWVPINNCYLMSKEIPFSVKKTKSIFNSAMQEMEVYVENIRRKFTVFNYAPFRTPYTPENQFQMLLDPSNPAAGSVRPDKQEKIKFSFDMTASPKMLMGKTMHSTGSSGAAIGRRISLTDMPRSPMSTNSSAHTGSDGEQEDKGQARAPLSHSSTGEESLDCNASPVPARQGLTGNAIDSPKPFHSQGPAVGVKQEKAPPTASILNLNLDRSKAEMDLKELSESVQQQQQQGAPPTLTSPKRQIRSRFQLTLDKTIESCKAQLGIDEISEDVYKGVEDSEDSDKSDSSDSEYASDEEKPKESQEACTDDKMEKEVSKRKPKTTSSPPHCSENQPPNTEGSAANTSSDSEPVTKPITASSPAKDRQVTNPDKEPPERLKGAPASPVVCDKPKNSEEVRVPPISDADVDSDSERELVIDLGEEQGGRERKRIKRDPATVTALKEPSTKSEGKGSTTLSGPAPSQQNTQASFNPSPKDPAQPATAIAPSILTFPAAPSSSSSSSTPASASLPGSAPSSVPSAPAAPITMVKKQRPLLPRETVPVVQRAVVWNPSTKFQTSSQKWHMQKVQRQQQSQHAVAQTQAQPLPPDQQQPISPSSAAQQPSSSTRYQTRQAVKAVQQKDSVLSTSTSSVTLVTSTPVSVATGITGGTVSSSATSSSSSSGAVDFHIPTASADVAADIAKYTNKIMDAIKGTMTEIYNDLSKSTSGNTIAEIRRLRIEIEKLQWLHQQELSEMKHNLELTMAEMRLSLEQERERLVAEVKKQMEQEKQQAVDETKKKQWCANCRKEAIFYCCWNTSYCDYPCQQAHWPEHMKSCTQSATASQQETEMEASTEAPHKTSGPPSTTQNPLKDSTATAGPEQDCDTEKNKDSVTVSMS, encoded by the exons CTTAGCAGAAGAGGAAGTTAAGGCAGAGTCAGATGCCTGTGAGGGCATGGAGATCTCCACACGGTCAAAAG TTGCAGAGTCTGGTTCTGTGGATCGGATTGCCCAGAAGCGTAAGTTGCCCAGCCCCCCTCACTCATCCAATGGGCACTCTCCATCTGAGACATCTCCCAGCCCagtgaaaaagaagaagaagcccgGGGCGGTCAACAGCAGCAAAGACCAG TCAGAACTAAGACATGGTCCCTTTTACTATGTGAAGCAGCCAGCACTCACCACAGACCCTGTTGATGTTGTACCGCAGGACGGCAGGAATGACTTCTACTGCTGGGTGTGCCACCGGGAGGGCCAGGTGCTCTGCTGCGAGCTGTGCCCCCGCGTGTACCACGCTAAGTGCCTGAAACTGGCCGCCGAGCCCGAGGGCGACTGGTTCTGCCCTGAGTGTGAG AAAATAACAGTAGCTGAATGCATAGAGACTCAGAGCAAAGCGATGACAATGCTAACATTAGACCAGCTGTCCTACCTGCTAAAGTTTGCTCTGCAGAAGATGAAGCAGCCTGGT ACCGAGCCCTTTCAGAAACCCGTGTCTCTGGAGCAGCACCCAGACTATGCAGAGTATATCTTTCACCCCATGGACATCTGTACATTAGAGAAG AacatcaaaaagaaaatgtacggCTGCACTGAAGCTTTTTTAGCCGATGTGAAGTGGATATTGCACAACTGCATAATTTATAATGGTG GTAATCACAAACTGACTGCTACAGCTAAAGTAATAGTGAAAATCTGTGAACACGAG atgAATGAAATTGAAGTTTGTCCAGAGTGCTACTTGTCAGCATGTCAGAAAAGAGACAACTGGTTTTGCGAGCCATGT AGTAATCCCCATCCTCTAGTCTGGGCAAAACTCAAAGGATTCCCATTTTGGCCGGCCAAAGCACTTCGAGACAAAGATGGTCAAGTGGATGCTCGCTTTTTTGGCCAACATGATAG GGCCTGGGTACCAATAAATAACTGCTACCTCATGTCCAAGGAGATACCTTTCTCTGTGAAGAAGACCAAAAGCATCTTCAACAGTGCCATGCAGGAGATGGAGGTCTATGTGGAGAACATACGTCGCAAGTTTACCGTTTTCAACTACGCCCCCTTTCGTACACCCTACACACCCGAAAACCAGTTTCAGATGCTACTGGACCCATCCAACCCTGCAGCTGGCTCTGTCAGACCAGACAAGCAGGAGAAGATCAAGTTCAGCTTCGATATGACTGCATCTCCCAAGATGCTTATGGGCAAAACGATGCATTCGACTGGGAGTAGCGGTGCAGCCATCGGGAGGCGGATCTCATTGACGGACATGCCTCGTTCACCAATGAGCACAAACTCTTCTGCCCACACAGGCTCAGATGGGGAACAGGAGGACAAAGGTCAGGCCAGAGCCCCTCTGAGCCATTCTAGCACAGGAGAGGAGTCGCTGGATTGCAATG CTTCACCTGTTCCAGCCAGACAGGGCCTTACAGGAAATGCTATAGACAGCCCCAAACCATTCCACTCCCAGGGACCTGCTGTAGGGGTCAAGCAGGAGAAAGCTCCTCCTACGGCAAGCATCCTTAACCTCAATCTGG ATCGCAGTAAAGCGGAGATGGACTTGAAGGAGCTTAGCGAGAGTGtgcaacagcagcaacaacaaggGGCACCACCTACACTCACCTCCCCAAAGAGGCAGATCAGGAGCCGCTTCCAGCTAACCCTGGACAAGACCATTGAGAGCTGCAAGGCCCAGTTGG GAATCGATGAGATCTCTGAGGACGTCTACAAGGGTGTGGAAGATTCTGAGGACTCGGACAAGTCTGACTCCAGTGACAGTGAGTACGCCAGTGATGAGGAGAAGCCTAAAGAGAGCCAGGAGGCCTGCACAGATGATAAGATGGAGAAAGAAGTGTCCAAAAGGAAGCCTAAGACTACATCCTCCCCTCCTCATTGCTCTGAAAACCAGCCCCCAAACACAGAAGGGTCAGCTGCCAACACATCATCTGATTCAGAACCTGTGACCAAACCAATCACTGCCAGTTCTCCAGCCAAAGATAGGCAGGTTACCAATCCTGATAAAGAGCCTCCTGAGAGGTTGAAAGGAGCTCCAGCATCCCCCGTGGTCTGTGATAAGCCCAAGAATTCAGAAGAGGTACGGGTGCCACCCATCTCAGATGCAGATGTGGACTCGGACTCAGAGAGGGAGCTGGTGATCGACCTTGGAGAGGAGCAGGGaggcagagagaggaagaggatcaAGAGGGACCCAGCCACTGTCACTGCACTTAAAGAGCCCAGCACCAAATCAGAAG GCAAAGGCTCCACCACACTGAGTGGCCCAGCACCATCACAGCAGAACACTCAAGCCTCCTTCAACCCGAGTCCTAAAGACCCCGCCCAACCAGCCACTGCTATTGCTCCCAGCATCCTCACTTTCCCTGctgccccctcctcctcctcctcctcctccaccccagCCTCTGCCTCTCTTCCTGGCTCTGCCCCGTCCTCAGTTCCCTCTGCACCCGCTGCACCCATCACCATGGTGAAGAAACAGCGCCCCCTGTTGCCCCGAGAGACGGTCCCTGTGGTTCAACGCGCAGTGGTGTGGAACCCCTCCACCAAGTTCCAGACGTCCTCCCAGAAGTGGCACATGCAGAAAGTGCAGCGTCAGCAACAGAGTCAGCATGCGGTTGCGCAGACACAGGCGCAGCCGCTGCCGCCTGACCAGCAGCAGCCGATCTCACCCtcttctgcagcacagcagccgTCCTCCAGTACACGGTACCAGACGCGACAGGCAGTTAAAG CAGTTCAGCAGAAGGACTCTGTGCTCAGCACATCCACCTCATCTGTTACCCTGGTGACCAGCACTCCAGTCTCTGTGGCCACAGGAATCACCGGAGGTACGGTGAGCAGCTCCgccacatcctcctcttcttccagcGGGGCGGTCGACTTCCACATCCCCACTGCCTCTGCAGACGTAGCGGCAGACATCGCTAAGTACACCAACAAA ATAATGGATGCAATCAAAGGGACAATGACAGAGATATACAATGACCTCTCCAAGAGCACTTCAGGAAACACAATAGCCGAG ATCCGACGGCTAAGGATTGAAATTGAGAAGCTGCAGTGGCTGCATCAGCAGGAACTGTCAGAAATGAAGCACAATCTAG AGCTGACCATGGCAGAGATGCGCCTAAGCCTGGAACAGGAGCGGGAGCGGCTGGTGGCAGAGGTGAAGAagcagatggagcaggagaagcagcaggCCGTGGACGAGACCAAGAAGAAGCAGTGGTGCGCCAACTGCAGGAAGGAGGCCATCTTCTACTGCTGCTGGAACACCAGCTACTGCGACTACCCCTGCCAGCAGGCCCACTGGCCTGAGCACATGAAGTCCTGCACACAATCTG caacGGCCTCCCAGCAGGAGACTGAGATGGAGGCCAGCACAGAGGCTCCACACAAAACCAGTGGGCCGCCCAGCACCACTCAAAACCCACTTAAAGACAGCACGGCCACTGCAGGCCCCGAACAGGACTgtgacacagaaaaaaacaaagacagcgTGACAGTCAGCATGTCATAG